The Methylophilus sp. TWE2 region GAAACGGTCTGGCCACGCTCAGGTTGAGCAAGTGCGCCTCATCCAGCACCATCATCACCAGCGCATAGCCGACGAGATCCCCCGCTATTTCCATTACCCATGCACTATACCCGGCATTGAGCGAATCTTTGAAATTTCCTAATGTCCATGGATGGCTATAAATGGTCGGCTCAATCCTGCTGATGACAGCTAGGTCATCGTAGGACATTGGCCGAAACGACACTTGTTGTTGTGGTAAGGCACTCATAGGGTCGCGCTTATAGCGTTTGTCCTTGTGCACGCTCGGCTGCAGTTAATGCAACCCGGTTACGTACATATAAAGGCGCAGCATCCTGCGCAGATTGCGCCTGGCCCGCCGCAAACAATGGCTGGGCCAACGCCAGCATGATACTAGCCTGTGGCATCATATCCGGGCGTACACTT contains the following coding sequences:
- the rimI gene encoding ribosomal protein S18-alanine N-acetyltransferase, whose amino-acid sequence is MSALPQQQVSFRPMSYDDLAVISRIEPTIYSHPWTLGNFKDSLNAGYSAWVMEIAGDLVGYALVMMVLDEAHLLNLSVARPFQGQGLGRTLLAHMIHISQRHQAANMFLEVRVSNTKAIALYEAMGFCEMGIRRNYYPTKTGREDAVLMGLAL